The Halorussus rarus genome includes the window ACGAACAGGGCATCATCGGCTTCGTCGGCGCCGCCTCCAGCGGCGTGTCGGTCCCGCTCGCCCAGCAGATCGCCGCCGACAAGGTGATGCAGGTCAGCAACGCCAGTACGACGCCCGCACTCGCCGAGATCGGCTACAACGACGACGAGTCGGTCAAGTACTTCGGCCGGACCGCGCCCAACGACGGCCAGCAGGGTATCGTGATGGGTCGCATCATGAACGAGTCCGACTACATCGGCGCCGACAAGGCCGCGTTCCTCTACGTCAACAACGCCTACGGCGAGGGCCTGGCCGAGAAGGCGAGCGCCGCCTTCGACGGCGAGGAGGTCGGGATGGTCCCCTACGACAAGAAGTCCAGCGACTACACGTCGACGCTGGACAAACTGTTCGAGAACGACCCGGACGCCATCGGGTTCGTCGGCTACCCCGGCAACGGGAAGACCATCCTCCAGCAGTGGTCGAACGGCGGCTACGGCGGCGAGTGGGTGCTCAGCGAGGGCCTGAACAGCTCGCAGTTCTTCCAGGACCTCAGCGACATCACCGACGGGATGTATGTCGCCTCGCCGAGCCCCGAGTCGACGCAGAGTTCCGACACCTTCGACGAGGCGATGGGCGACCAGGCGGGGACCCTGTTCGCGCCCCACGCCTACGACGGGCTGTTCCTCCAGGCGCTCGCCATGCACAAGGCCGGCGAGGCCTCGGGGACCGCCATCGCCGAGAACATCCGGTCGGTCTCCCGGCCGGGCGGCGAGAAGGTGTACGCCGGCGAGTTCGAGAAGGCAAAGC containing:
- a CDS encoding ABC transporter substrate-binding protein, yielding MTGKEKSRRAYIKATGAAGVAGLTGLSGCIGSLTGEGSQETTTEEEQETSGGDDTTTSGDDEQDQGGQPIQMGSILPITGSLSAYGAGMQKAVNLAAQHINDAGGPLGRQVQVTNKDSETKPAKATQKYRTLVNEQGIIGFVGAASSGVSVPLAQQIAADKVMQVSNASTTPALAEIGYNDDESVKYFGRTAPNDGQQGIVMGRIMNESDYIGADKAAFLYVNNAYGEGLAEKASAAFDGEEVGMVPYDKKSSDYTSTLDKLFENDPDAIGFVGYPGNGKTILQQWSNGGYGGEWVLSEGLNSSQFFQDLSDITDGMYVASPSPESTQSSDTFDEAMGDQAGTLFAPHAYDGLFLQALAMHKAGEASGTAIAENIRSVSRPGGEKVYAGEFEKAKRLLDEGTEIDYQGASSPVDMNKSLEPLNRFAVMQVSGGETEELEAIERSWFEGKL